The proteins below come from a single Portunus trituberculatus isolate SZX2019 chromosome 4, ASM1759143v1, whole genome shotgun sequence genomic window:
- the LOC123511537 gene encoding transcription factor Adf-1-like encodes MSKIDLDERLIIEVQQYPGLYDQASQDYRDLRKKESMWHAVSQSLGLHVRECQARWRVLRDKFAREMRKNVNAKKAGASALQVYQGSWALMSHLMFLTSHVKHRSSQGSFKRKTPSETGISEEDEDCIFSEDEPPSPSPPPVKRVKTEVEHTASPAGELDARKVGAATAAGILEWEGDAERMFCLSLVPIIRRLDPDKRSLAKLHIQRLLHNLEFPQVKVELRSG; translated from the exons ATGAGCAAGATCGACCTGGACGAGCGGCTCATCATCGAGGTGCAGCAGTACCCGGGCCTGTACGACCAGGCCAGCCAGGACTACCGTGACCTCAGGAAGAAGGAGAGCATGTGGCACGCCGTGTCTCAAAGTCTCGGCCTCCACG TGCGTGAGTGCCAGGCGCGGTGGCGGGTGCTGCGGGACAAGTTCGCgcgggagatgaggaagaacgtGAACGCCAAGAAGGCAGGAGCCAGCGCCCTTCAAGTGTACCAGGGCAGCTGGGCCCTCATGTCACACCTCATGTTCCTCACCTCACACGTCAAGCACCGCTCCTCGCAGGG ATCCTTCAAGCGCAAGACGCCCTCGGAAACAGGCATctcggaggaggatgaggattgcATATTCTCAGAAGACGAGCCACCATCACCGTCGCCGCCCCCAGTGAAGCGCGTCAAGACAGAGGTGGAGCACACAGCGAGCCCAGCGGGAGAACTAGACGCCAGGAAGGTTGGGGCGGCGACAGCTGCTGGAATactggagtgggagggagacgCCGAGAGAATGTTCTGCCTGAGCCTCGTGCCCATCATCCGACGCCTCGACCCTGACAAGAGGAGCCTCGCCAAGCTGCACATCCAGAGACTCCTGCACAACCTGGAGTTCCCGCAGGTCAAAGTGGAGCTGCGGAGCGGCTGA